In the Colletotrichum higginsianum IMI 349063 chromosome 7 map unlocalized unitig_7, whole genome shotgun sequence genome, one interval contains:
- a CDS encoding Aldo/keto reductase encodes MELPQRLKKSVEDTKVHYRQLGKSGLRVSVPIVGCMSFGDPQSVPWAITDDKAIEILKAAYDRGLNTWDTANVYSNGGSEIVVGKALKQLNIPREKVVILTKCHFAVGEDSAPLFYLFPSEVDRSKDYQNQFGLSRTAIFNQVEASLRRLDTTYIDVLQIHRFDPHTPIEETMKALHDLVQSGKVRYIGASSMWATQFASLQFCAEKNGWTKLISMQNQYNLLYREEEREMIRFCNETGVGLIPWAPLCRGLLARLPSETSKRNQVEVEMGLAGPGTSKVDSAIIDRVVEISKKRGWPMGHVALAWINKRVTSPIIGFNSLGRIEDTASVTGKFLTDEEEKYLEELYQPRSVSGHH; translated from the exons ATGGAGCTACCTCAGCGTCTCAAGAAGTCTGTTGAAGACACAAAGGTCCATTATCGTCAGCTTGGAAAGTCAGGACTCCGCGTCTCTGTCCCAATTGTCGGTTGCATGAGCTTTGGCGACCCGCAGTCCGTCCCATGGGCAATCACGGATGACAAG GCTATCGAGATACTCAAGGCTGCTTACGATAGGGGCCTCAACACTTGGGATACCGCGAACGTCTATTCCAACGGTGGCTCGGAAATCGTCGTTGGAAAAGCTCTGAAACAACTTAACATTCCTCGCGAGAAGGTGGTGATTCTAACCAAATGCCACTTTGCTGTCGGCGAGGACTCTG CTCCCTTGTTTTACCTTTTTCCTTCCGAGGTCGACAGGTCCAAGGACTACCAGAATCAGTTCGGACTTTCTCGAACAGCCATCTTCAACCAGGTAGAGGCTTCGTTGCGTCGCCTCGACACCACTTATATTGATGTACTGCAAATCCATCGATTCGACCCTCACACGCCCATTGAAGAAACAATGAAAGCGCTTCATGACTTGGTGCAGTCTGGGAAGGTCCGCTACATCGGTGCCAGCAGCATGTGGGCAACGCAATTTGCTAGTCTCCAGTTCTGCGCCGAAAAAAACGGCTGGACCAAGCTCATCAGCATGCAGAACCAGTACAATCTTCTTTAccgcgaggaggagcgcgagATGATCCGGTTCTGTAACGAGACTGGCGTCGGTCTCATCCCCTGGGCCCCTCTCTGTCGCGGCCTTTTGGCTCGTCTTCCATCAGAGACATCCAAGAGAAACCAAGTTGAGGTGGAGATGGGCCTTGCAGGCCCAGGTACCAGCAAAGTCGATTcggccatcatcgaccgcGTGGTCGAAATCTCCAAGAAGCGTGGCTGGCCAATGGGGCATGTCGCTCTTGCGTGGATCAACAAAAGGGTCACTAGTCCCATCATTGGCTTCAACAGTTTGGGAAGAATCGAGGACACCGCCTCAGTGACTGGTAAATTTCTGACggatgaagaggaaaagTATCTCGAGGAGCTCTATCAGCCCAGGTCTGTGTCTGGGCATCATTAA